Proteins from one Malania oleifera isolate guangnan ecotype guangnan chromosome 4, ASM2987363v1, whole genome shotgun sequence genomic window:
- the LOC131153882 gene encoding stearoyl-[acyl-carrier-protein] 9-desaturase, chloroplastic-like, producing the protein MAYRLKMRVLSYLKEYAKEIKERTREIPNEYFVVLVGDMITEEALPTYQMMLNTLDGVRDETGASLTSWAIWTRAWTAEENMHGDLLNKYLYLSGRVDMKQIEKKIQYLIGSGMDPRTENSPYLGFIYTSFQERATFISHGNTAKLAKEHGDLKLAQICGTIASNEKRHETVYTKIVEKLFKIDPDGTVLDFDDMMRKKISMPAHLMYDGHDDNLFEHFSAVAQRLGVYTATDYAYILEFFVGRWNMEKLIGILGEGQKAQDFLCGLAPRIRRLEERAQRRAKQVTTVPFSWIFDKEVKL; encoded by the exons ATGGCGTATCGCTTGAAGATGAGGGTTCTATCTTATTTGAAGGAGTATGCAAAAG AAATCAAGGAGAGAACGAGGGA GATTCCAAATGAGTACTTTGTTGTTTTGGTTGGAGATATGATCACAGAAGAAGCCCTTCCAACTTACCAGATGATGCTTAATACCTTAGATGGTGTTCGGGATGAAACAGGTGCAAGCCTTACTTCTTGGGCAATTTGGACCAGGGCGTGGACTGCTGAAGAGAACATGCATGGTGACCTTCTCAACAAGTACCTCTACTTGTCTGGGAGAGTAGATATGAAGCAAATTGAGAAGAAAATTCAGTATCTGATTGGATCAGGAATG GATCCCCGTACGGAAAATAGCCCATACCTTGGGTTCATCTACACATCATTCCAAGAAAGAGCCACCTTTATCTCCCATGGTAACACCGCCAAGCTCGCGAAGGAACATGGGGACCTGAAATTGGCTCAGATATGTGGAACTATTGCATCAAATGAGAAGCGCCATGAAACTGTCTACACCAAAATAGTGGAAAAGCTCTTTAAGATAGATCCCGATGGTACCGTGTTGGATTTTGATGACATGATGAGAAAGAAAATCTCTATGCCAGCCCATTTGATGTATGACGGACATGACGACAACCTCTTTGAGCACTTTTCAGCTGTTGCTCAGCGGCTTGGGGTCTATACTGCCACAGATTATGCATATATATTGGAATTTTTTGTGGGAAGATGGAATATGGAGAAGCTAATCGGAATTTTAGGTGAGGGGCAGAAAGCCCAGGATTTCCTTTGTGGGTTAGCTCCTAGAATCAGGAGGCTAGAGGAGAGAGCTCAAAGGAGGGCGAAGCAAGTTACTACCGTTCCTTTCAGTTGGATTTTTGATAAGGAAGTGAAGCTGTAG